The Desulfonatronum lacustre DSM 10312 region GATGGGAAATTGGTTCTTGCAGACGTCGCATTGCGCCAGGGACGCCTGGGTCGGGGAGGACAGGGGCAGTTCGCGTCCGCAAAACGGACACGGATAGAGATAAATGATTTCCATGCGCGCCGGCTTGACCGGCAACAGGGCTTTTTGCCTGGCGTTCATGGCTTATCCGCGGGCGGTTCGGGGGTCGGAGCGTCGAGCAGGTGACGGGCCCGGGACCAGAGGCCGTCCAGGTTGTAGAATTCCCGGGCTTCTTCCTGGAAGATGTGCACCAGAACGTCGTTGCCGTCCACGAGAATCCATCGTCCTTCGGTATAGCCTTCCATGCCCAGATAGCCGATGCCCTGCTCGGCATAGCGTTCCAGAAGCCAGTCCGCCAGGGCTTGGGCGTGCCGGGCGCCTTGCGCCGAGCAGATGACCATCACGTCGGCCACGGCGGAAAAAGGGGTGACGTCCAGAACGGAGACGTCTTGGGCCTTTTTTTCTTCCAACCACCCGGCCACGGCCAGGGCCTTGCTTCGCGTGTCCTCGCTCAGGGCGCCGGGCATCTCGCGAGGTGTCGCTGCCAGGGTTTGCTCTTTTGTCGTGGGGCGTGTCTTCATGGGTGCGATTTTGGGCAATGTTGCGGTTTTGCGTGGTGTTGAAGTGGTGAATCAGGTATTGAGGATGCACGAAAAAAAACGGGCAATCCCCCGATTTCCGAGGAGGATTGCCCGGGAGTTTTGATTTCAGAGTGATTGGTCGGAGTCAATGGTAACTCTTGGGAGAAACTCTTAGGATTCTTTCGCGGTTTCCTTGGATTCCGTCGTCTCCTTTTGCTTCGCCGAAACCTCGATTTCCTCGGGTTCGGTGGTCGCCTTCTTGAAATTCTTGATGGCCCGGCCCATGCCGGAGCCGATTTCCGGGAGCTTGTTGGCTCCGAAGATGATCAGGATGATCACCAGCACCACAATGAGTTCTGTCATGCCTATTCCAAACATGCGATTTCCTCCTTGAGAAACATGGATGATCCCTACTCCGCCTTGGCCGAGAGGTCAATGATTCCGACCGGGAAAACATGCTTGGCCATCCGAGCGCGTTGTGGTAATTTGTATTCTTTCATTTCTTGCAAGAATGCCAGTTCGCGCCCGGCATGTGTTTGGCTTGAGCTTGGCTTGCATCTGATCCGTCATGTTGCCCGCATCTCCCAAGATTCTTCACTTTCCAGCTCGGTCGTGCCGCTTCTCCGTCCGGGATCGCTGCCTCAAGGCCTGGGCATGGCACCCTCTGGGGTCCGACCGGATGCAATGCCGGGTGGTTTCCATCTGGGAAGACGCCCATGATCGGGTCGTGGAGCAGGCCGACCAGTTGGCCTTGTCCATGGCCGACGCAGACGGGCTGCTCGCGGAGGTTGTCGCTCATCGACTCCAACCGGGCCTGCTTTGTCACGCGCACCGTCCGGCGGGGACGAGGACGGATTTGGATTGCATCTTTTTGCATGGACATTTATGTATGCGGCAAATGCCGCTGTGCACCGGTTCGTGTCCGAGTTACGCGACGCGCCCCGCCAGATCGTCCGAACAACCGGAGTCCGTTTGAACATGCCCCACATCCAAGAGGGTTCGCCCGAGCCTCTTGAGTCTCTTGATCACGCCCCCGGCGTTGCCGCGCCGTCGACTCAACCCGACCAGCCCCACGAGAACACCCAGCCGTTGATGCTCGTCGTTCCGTGGCTCCATCCGGAGATGGAGCCGGTTACGCTCCCGGCCGAAGCGCGTTTTTTCGACCCCGGCACCAGCCCAACGAGTGTCCCGGTGGGCACTCCGGGCAGATGGCTCCCGGCCGACGCACCGCTTTCCGAAGCCATGGCCGCGGCGTTTCTGCGCGAGTCCGCCGCGTTCGCCCTGGAGCGTGGTGGAAGCCGAGGCGCGCTGAACGTCAATGCTCTGACCGGCAATGATTTTTATGCCGGCTCGGCCCTTTCCATCCAGTCCGAACTGACCGGAGGAGCGCGGCGTCGAGACGATCCGGCGGTGCGGTGTCAGCAGCTTTTGCTGCTGGCTTGGCAGGTGGAGGAACAAGCATTGGAACTTCGAAGCTTGGACCAACATGTTCAAGCTGGATGGCGGGAACTGGACGAGGCGCTGGGCGTGGACGACACGGACGAGATTGAGGATCTTTCCGGAGAGCGCTTCGCGTTGGTTCCCGGAGATCGGGAGTCGATCCCGTCTTGGCGGCTGGTGCTGGAGGCCATGCTCTTTTTTGTTCCGCAAGGGACACTGCTGATGACGTCGCATCGGGAGATTATCGAAACCCTGGCCGACGAGCCGGATTGCTCCCTCGCCGATTGTTCCGGGAACGAGTCGAGCGATCTCGAAAGATTGCTCGCCAGCGTTCAGACCGAGGTGGCCAGGACCGTTCACGCGCCCGGCTGGAAGCTGGTCGGTGCGACGCGCTGTCCGACGGATAAACCGTGGCTGGAGCGGGAACACTTTTTGATCTGTCTTGGCCCCGATGTTTCCGGAACCCAAGGTCGTTCAGGGGCAAGCCCAAGAATGAACCCAGGAGCAAACCTGAAATGAGGACCGGTCCAAGCCAAGTCGCCGACCCTCGGCTCAAGGGCATCGTCCTGGACTGCGACGGCGTGATCCTGGACTCCTTTCAGGCCAATACGGTGTTCTACAACGCGCTGCGTCGCGGGGTGGGGCTTCCGGCCATGAACTCCGAGGAGGCGGCGTTCGTGCACAGCCATTCGGTGCATGAATCCCTGCTCCGGATCATTCCCGCCGACCGCTGGAACGAACTGGAAGCCGTCAAAAAGACAATTCGCTACCTGGACCTGATGCCTTATCTCCAACTGGAGCCGGGTCTGGAGCGGTTCCTGAAGACGGCCCGGTCCAAGGGGTTGCGTTTGGCCATCTGCACCAACCGGACCGACACCATGGGGGCGATTTTGGACCATTATCACCTGTCCGGCTTCTTCCACCCCGTGGAGACGGCGGCAACGGTGACCTTTCCCAAGCCGCATCCGGAGGGACTGAACAAGATTCTCGGCAAGTGGGGGCTACGTCGCTCGGAAATCGCCTTTATCGGCGACTCCGCTGTGGACGAACAGACCGCGGCCTCGGCCAGTGTCCGGTTTTGGGCCTACAAGAACGAACGGTTGCGCGGCGACGTCCTGATTCCGAACTTTGACATGCTTAGCCGGTGGCTGCTCAAGCGCGGCTGAGCCAACAAAAAACAAGCCAGCACCTCAAGGAGGTTGAATGGGTCTCACGGCCAACTTTATCTTTGCGGTGGCGTTCGTCTTGAACTCGATCCTGACCGTCTATTTCTGGATCGTGATCATTTCCGCCCTGATGTCCTGGATCAACCCCGATCCGTACAATCCAATCGTCCGCGCCTTGCGCTCGCTCACCGAGCCGGTCTTTCACAAGATCAGGAGCGTGATACCGTTCGTCATGGTCGGCGGGCTGGATCTCTCACCCATCGCGGTGCTGTTGGGGATCAAGTTCCTGCAAATTTTCCTGGTACAGTCCCTGTATCAATTCGCTGCCGGATTCTAGCCGCCGTGACCAAGGCCGTGGACCGGATTCTTCGCGACGACGGGCAGGGGTGGTTGCTGCCCGTCTGGGTGCAGCCCGGAGCCAAACGGGATCAGGTGTCCGGGATCGTCGACGGGCGGCTGAAGTTGCGGATCACCGCCCCGGCGGTGGACAACAAGGCGAATACGGCCTTAGCCGCGTATATCGCCGGACAGTTGGGGCTGCGTCGGAATCAGGTGGCGTTGGTCGCCGGGACCACCGGCAGAAAAAAAACGTTGCGCATTGTCGCGGAACAGGAACCCGACTGGGAGCGCTTGGCTCCCGCGGGCACGGAGCAACATGTACGAACAACCAAGGAGTAATGCCCATGGAACAGCATGAAATGGAACTCATTACCCGACTGGTGCCGGAAAACCCGGAGCTCGCCGAACTGTGGAACGATCACCAGGAATATGAAAAACAGCTGGCCAGGTTCGAGGGCAAGCCCTATCTTTCACCGTCGGAGGATGCCGAACTGAAGCTTTTGAAGAAGACGAAATTGGCCGGTAAGACGAAAATCCAGGTCATCCTGGACAAGCATCGAAAATCGGAGGCGTAATCATGGAACGGACGGGGGCGCAAGTCCTTCTGGAGTGTCTGCTCCAGGAGGGTGTGGAGTCAATCTTCGGGTTTCCAGGCGGCGCGGTCATCGATATCTACCACCATCTGCCGGAATACCCCGCGTTGCGGCATTTTCTGGTCCGCCACGAACAGGGGGCCATTCATGCCGCGGACGGGTACGCCCGAGCCACGGGCCGGGTCGGGGTCTGCCTGGTCACCAGTGGCCCGGGCGCGACCAACACGGTCACCGGCATTGCCACCGCCTACATGGACTCCATCCCCGTCGTGATTATCACCGGCCAGGTCCCCACGCCCTTGATCGGCAACGACGCATTCCAGGAAGTGGACATCGTCGGCATCTCAAGACCGTGCGTGAAGCACAATTATCTGGTCAAGGACGTGAAGGACCTGGCCTGGATCATCAAGCAGGCTTTCTACCTGGCCCGCACCGGGAGGCCCGGACCGGTACTGGTGGATCTGCCCAAGGACGTGCTCCAGGCCAAGACCGTTTTCGAATATCCGGAATCCATCTCCATGCGTAGCTATAATCCCAACCTCGCCCCCAACCGTCGCCAGGTGCGCAAGGTCACGGAACTGTTGCGGCGAAGCAGGCGGCCTCTGGTCTATTCCGGCGGCGGGGTGATTTCCTCGGACGCCGGCGAGGAGCTGACGTGGCTGTGCCGGACCCTGCGCATTCCGGTGACCTCCACGTTGATGGGCTTGGGCGCGTTTCCCGGCGACGATCCGCTCTGGCTGGGCATGCTGGGCATGCATGGGACCTACGCCGCGAACATGGCCGTGGGGCATACGGACCTGCTTCTGGCCGTGGGGGCGCGCTTCGACGACCGGGTGACCGGGAAAATCAGTTCTTTCGCCCCATCGGCCCAGGTGGTGCATATCGACGTGGACCCCACCTCGATTCGGAAAAACGTCAATGTGGACGTGCCCATCGTGGCCGATTGCCGCCAAGCCCTGCGCGGGATTCGCGAGGAATTGGAAATCTGCCCTGATCTGCCGGACTGGAGCGAGGCGCACCAGCCCTGGCTGGAGCAGGTCGGAGAATGGCAACGCGACCACCCCCTGCGGTACACGTTCAGCGAAGAACCGATCAAGCCGCAATTCGTGGTGGAAAAGATCTACGAATTGACCAAGGGCGAGGCGATCATCACCACGGAAGTTGGGCAAAACCAGATGTGGGCTGCCCAATTTTCCAAATTTCACCGTCCTCGCACCTTCCTCACCTCCGGCGGATTGGGGACCATGGGCTACGGCTTTCCCGCGGCCATCGGAGCCCAGGTGGCCTTTCCGGACAAGCTGGTGATCGACATCGCCGGCGACGGTTCCATCCAGATGAACATCCAGGAAATGGCCACCGCGGTGAGCTACAACATCCCGGTGAAGATCGTGATTTTGAACAACGGTTACCTGGGGATGGTCCGGCAGTGGCAGGAGCTGTTTTACGCCAAGAACTACTGTTCCACCTGCATGCATCTCAATCCGGACTTCGTGAAACTGGCCGAGGCCTACGGCGCGGCCGGGTTCCGGGTGACAAGGGCCGCGGATGTGGAACGGGTGCTCAAGGAAGCCTTCGCGGTCCCCGGACCGGCCATCGTGGACGTGGTCGTGGAACCCGAGGAAAACGTTTATCCCATGGTTCCGGCCGGCGCCGCGCTGACCGACATGCTGCTGGTGTAAAGGAGGCCCTTCCATGCGTCATGTGCTGTCCGTACTTGTTGAAAATGAACCCGGAGTGCTGTCCCGGGTGGTCGGTCTGTTCAGCGGCCGCGGCTTCAACATCGAAACCCTGAATGTCGGTCCGACGTTGGAGGACGGTCTTTCCCTGATGACCATCACCACCTCCGGCGAAGAACAGATCATTGAGCAGATCACCAAGCAGCTGCGCAAGCTGGTGACCGTGGTCAAGGTCGTTGATTTAACCCACCTGCAGTCCGTGGAACGGGAAATGGTGCTGATCAAGGTTAACGCCGAGGACGAACGCCGGGCTGAAGTGCTGCGGATCGCGGACATCTTCCGTTGCAAGGTCGTTGACGTCAGCGGCAACGACCTGACCCTGGAAATCACCGGTGATCAGGGCAAAATCAGGGCCATCGTCAGCCTGTTGCAACGATTCGGCATCAAGGAGTTCGCCCGCACCGGCACCGTGGCCATGCGCCGCAGTATGCAGGTGGACTGATTTTTATACTATTTTTTCGGCAAGATACCATTGAGAATCGGCTCAGATCATTCGCGAATTCAAGTTCGTCGCTTTGGCGATTGCCTTGTTGTCGCGGGACACAGGTACGCATTATGAACAGAAAAGGAGAAGGAATGCGCGTATATTACGAACAGGACGCCCCATTGGAGCCGTTGATCGGCAAAACCGTGGCCATCATCGGATATGGCAGTCAGGGACATGCCCATGCCCAGAATCTGCGGGATTCCGGCTGCAACGTGGTCATCGGGCAGCGGCCCGGCGGAGAGAACTGGCGTTTGGCCAAGGAGCACGGTTTCGAGCCCATGAGCGCCGCGGACGCGGCCAAGACCGCCGACGTGATCCAGATCCTGGTCCAGGACCAGTATCAGCCCAAGGTTTACCAGGAGGAAGTTCTGCCGAACCTTACGGCCGGCAAGACCCTGGTTTTCGCTCACGGGTTCAATATCCATTTCAATCAGATCCTGCCTCCCAAAGACGTGGACGTGGTCATGGTCGCCCCCAAGGGGCCGGGACACTTAGTGCGCCGGGAGTATGAACGCGGAGGCGGCGTACCGGCCCTGGTGGCCGTGCATCAGGACGCCACGGGTCAAGCCCTGGCAATGGCCCTGGCCTATGCCCGGGGTATCGGTTCAACCCGTTCCGGGGTCTTGCAGACCACCTTCCAGGAAGAAACCGAGACCGATCTTTTCGGCGAACAGGCCGTGCTCTGCGGTGGGGTGAGCGCCCTGATCCGGGCTGGCTACGAAACCTTGATCGAGGCCGGGTACCAGCCCGAGGTGGCTTATTTTGAATGCATGCACGAACTGAAGCTGATCGTGGACCTGCTGTACGAGGGCGGGTTCAAGAAGATGCATCACTCCATCAGCGATACCGCTGAATACGGCGACCTGACCCGCGGACCGCGTTTGGTGGACGGACGGGTCAAGCAGGAAATGAAGCGGGTTCTGGAGGAGATCCAGCAAGGCCGGTTCGCCAAGGAGTGGATACTGGAGAACCAGGCTGGTCGTCCCGCCTTTTACGCGCTGCGCAGACAGGTGGAGGAGCATCCCATCGAGGAAGTCGGCGATCGGTTGCGGGGCATGATGGCCTGGCTGCAAAAGTAGCCTGTTGCGCACAGCGTAAACGGCTTCCGCCGTGCCCCATCCATCCGTCCCGCCTTCGCCCTGGTTCGAAGGCGGGATTTTTTTTATCACGCCCTTTGCCGGTATCCCCCCATGCCCCACACGTCCCCTACCTCCCATACTTCCCCAATGCCCCCCGCCAAGCCCGTTGTCCTGGTGATCGACGATGAACCCGGCCATCGGCTGATGATCCGCGCCGTTTTGGAGGACGTTGGCTGGGCGGTGCTGGAGGCCGCGGACGGTGGCGAAGGCCTGGAAGCGTGCAGCGGGAAGGCGAACCTGGATGCCGTCCTTTTGGACATCCGCCTGCCGGACCGGGACGGCATCGCGATTCTTCAGGAGATCAAGGCCCTGCATCCGCGATTGCCCGTGATCATGCTCACGGCCTTCGGCAGCGTCGGTTCGGCCGTGGAAGCCATGAAGTTGGGAGCGTTCGACTACCTGACCAAGCCGGCGGACAATGAAGAACTGAAGGCTGTTCTGCTTAAGGCCCGCGATTACCTGGGCCTGGTCCGGGAAAACCAGGACTTGCGCCGGGCCCTGGGGGAGGAGGATGGGAGCCCCAGACTGGTGGGCCAGAGCCCGGCCATGCAGCGGGTCCTTGATTTGATCCATCAGGTCGGGCCCACCGAGGCCACGGTCCTGGTTCTGGGCGAATCCGGCACCGGCAAGGAATTGGTAGTCAAGGCGATCCACGCATCCAGCCTGCGGCATGCCGGCCCGTTGGTGGAAATCAACTGCGCGGCCTTGCCCGGCGAACTCCTGGAGAGCGAGCTGTTCGGCTACGTCAAGGGCGCTTTTACCGGAGCGGTGAGTAACAAGCCCGGTCGGTTTCAACTGGCCGAAAAGGGGACCTTGTTCCTGGATGAAGTTGGTGACATGCCCCCATCCCTGCAAGCCAAATTATTGCGGGCGCTCCAGGAGCGCACCGTGGAGCCGTTGGGGGGGACCCAGACCGTACAGGTGGACGTGCGCATCATTGCCGCGACCCACCAGGATCTGCCCAAGCTGGTGTCCTCCGGGGCGTTCCGCGAAGATTTATACTTCCGGTTGAACGTCCTGGAGATCAAACTGCCTCCGCTTCGAGAACGGCTTGAGGATCTCCCCCTGTTGACCCGCCATCTTTTGCACAAATTGTCCTTGAAAAATCGCAAACCTTTTCGAGACATGGGGCCGGGATTTTTGGAAATCCTCACGGCCTACCTCTGGCCCGGCAACGTCCGCGAACTGGAAAACGTGCTGGAACGGGCCTTGATTCTGGCCCGCTCGGACATGCTGACGCCGGACTTGTTGCCGGATCATGTCCGGGAGACCGAAAAACCATCTCCGCTTTCCGCCGTATCTACCCAAAAATCCATCCAGCATGCCCGCTTCGAGGGTGTTGCCGATGAACCTTCATTCGACGCCGCTGAACGCCAGGTACTGGTTTCCGCCTTGGAAGCGCAGGGCGGCCATCGGGGCAAAACGGCCGAGGCGTTGGGGATAAGCCGCAGAACATTACAATACAAGCTGAACAAACACGGACTGACGTCACGGTGAAAACATGAGCGAGAATTCTCTCTCCAAGACCGCCCAAAGCCCGCAATCCGGGTGCGATGCCCAGGTCCTGTTCAATTCCGTGGTGGAGCGGATTTATCTGGCGGACCGCTTCCACGACCTGCTTCCAGATATCGAAGCCTCTTTGCTGCACTTATTGCGGGCCGAACGTTTGACGGTCTATCAGCGCTTGCGCGCCGACCAGGTGATCGTCTCCAAGTTCAAAAGCGGGGATGAGATCAAGGAGATTCGCGTCCCGCTCTCCCCCACCTCCATTGCCGG contains the following coding sequences:
- a CDS encoding sigma-54-dependent transcriptional regulator, whose protein sequence is MPPAKPVVLVIDDEPGHRLMIRAVLEDVGWAVLEAADGGEGLEACSGKANLDAVLLDIRLPDRDGIAILQEIKALHPRLPVIMLTAFGSVGSAVEAMKLGAFDYLTKPADNEELKAVLLKARDYLGLVRENQDLRRALGEEDGSPRLVGQSPAMQRVLDLIHQVGPTEATVLVLGESGTGKELVVKAIHASSLRHAGPLVEINCAALPGELLESELFGYVKGAFTGAVSNKPGRFQLAEKGTLFLDEVGDMPPSLQAKLLRALQERTVEPLGGTQTVQVDVRIIAATHQDLPKLVSSGAFREDLYFRLNVLEIKLPPLRERLEDLPLLTRHLLHKLSLKNRKPFRDMGPGFLEILTAYLWPGNVRELENVLERALILARSDMLTPDLLPDHVRETEKPSPLSAVSTQKSIQHARFEGVADEPSFDAAERQVLVSALEAQGGHRGKTAEALGISRRTLQYKLNKHGLTSR
- a CDS encoding YggT family protein, which produces MGLTANFIFAVAFVLNSILTVYFWIVIISALMSWINPDPYNPIVRALRSLTEPVFHKIRSVIPFVMVGGLDLSPIAVLLGIKFLQIFLVQSLYQFAAGF
- the ilvC gene encoding ketol-acid reductoisomerase, whose product is MRVYYEQDAPLEPLIGKTVAIIGYGSQGHAHAQNLRDSGCNVVIGQRPGGENWRLAKEHGFEPMSAADAAKTADVIQILVQDQYQPKVYQEEVLPNLTAGKTLVFAHGFNIHFNQILPPKDVDVVMVAPKGPGHLVRREYERGGGVPALVAVHQDATGQALAMALAYARGIGSTRSGVLQTTFQEETETDLFGEQAVLCGGVSALIRAGYETLIEAGYQPEVAYFECMHELKLIVDLLYEGGFKKMHHSISDTAEYGDLTRGPRLVDGRVKQEMKRVLEEIQQGRFAKEWILENQAGRPAFYALRRQVEEHPIEEVGDRLRGMMAWLQK
- a CDS encoding DUF465 domain-containing protein — translated: MEQHEMELITRLVPENPELAELWNDHQEYEKQLARFEGKPYLSPSEDAELKLLKKTKLAGKTKIQVILDKHRKSEA
- the ilvN gene encoding acetolactate synthase small subunit produces the protein MRHVLSVLVENEPGVLSRVVGLFSGRGFNIETLNVGPTLEDGLSLMTITTSGEEQIIEQITKQLRKLVTVVKVVDLTHLQSVEREMVLIKVNAEDERRAEVLRIADIFRCKVVDVSGNDLTLEITGDQGKIRAIVSLLQRFGIKEFARTGTVAMRRSMQVD
- a CDS encoding twin-arginine translocase TatA/TatE family subunit, with protein sequence MFGIGMTELIVVLVIILIIFGANKLPEIGSGMGRAIKNFKKATTEPEEIEVSAKQKETTESKETAKES
- a CDS encoding DUF167 domain-containing protein; translated protein: MTKAVDRILRDDGQGWLLPVWVQPGAKRDQVSGIVDGRLKLRITAPAVDNKANTALAAYIAGQLGLRRNQVALVAGTTGRKKTLRIVAEQEPDWERLAPAGTEQHVRTTKE
- the rsfS gene encoding ribosome silencing factor: MKTRPTTKEQTLAATPREMPGALSEDTRSKALAVAGWLEEKKAQDVSVLDVTPFSAVADVMVICSAQGARHAQALADWLLERYAEQGIGYLGMEGYTEGRWILVDGNDVLVHIFQEEAREFYNLDGLWSRARHLLDAPTPEPPADKP
- the ilvB gene encoding biosynthetic-type acetolactate synthase large subunit, with translation MERTGAQVLLECLLQEGVESIFGFPGGAVIDIYHHLPEYPALRHFLVRHEQGAIHAADGYARATGRVGVCLVTSGPGATNTVTGIATAYMDSIPVVIITGQVPTPLIGNDAFQEVDIVGISRPCVKHNYLVKDVKDLAWIIKQAFYLARTGRPGPVLVDLPKDVLQAKTVFEYPESISMRSYNPNLAPNRRQVRKVTELLRRSRRPLVYSGGGVISSDAGEELTWLCRTLRIPVTSTLMGLGAFPGDDPLWLGMLGMHGTYAANMAVGHTDLLLAVGARFDDRVTGKISSFAPSAQVVHIDVDPTSIRKNVNVDVPIVADCRQALRGIREELEICPDLPDWSEAHQPWLEQVGEWQRDHPLRYTFSEEPIKPQFVVEKIYELTKGEAIITTEVGQNQMWAAQFSKFHRPRTFLTSGGLGTMGYGFPAAIGAQVAFPDKLVIDIAGDGSIQMNIQEMATAVSYNIPVKIVILNNGYLGMVRQWQELFYAKNYCSTCMHLNPDFVKLAEAYGAAGFRVTRAADVERVLKEAFAVPGPAIVDVVVEPEENVYPMVPAGAALTDMLLV
- a CDS encoding HAD family hydrolase, with the translated sequence MRTGPSQVADPRLKGIVLDCDGVILDSFQANTVFYNALRRGVGLPAMNSEEAAFVHSHSVHESLLRIIPADRWNELEAVKKTIRYLDLMPYLQLEPGLERFLKTARSKGLRLAICTNRTDTMGAILDHYHLSGFFHPVETAATVTFPKPHPEGLNKILGKWGLRRSEIAFIGDSAVDEQTAASASVRFWAYKNERLRGDVLIPNFDMLSRWLLKRG